The window GAGTAATATTCCTACATTATCCCCAGCACGTCCTTCATCTAATAATTTACGAAACATTTCAACACCAGTACAAATAGTTTTAGTAGTATTTTTAATTCCTACTATTTCTATTTCATCACTCACTTTAATTATACCTCTTTCTATACGACCAGTTACTACTGTACCACGTCCAGAAATAGAAAATACATCTTCAATTGGTAATAAGAATGGTTGATCAATATTTCGCTTAGGTTCAGGAATGTATGTATCTAGTGTTTTTGCTAATTCAATAATTTTTGGTGTCCATATTTCATCATTCTCTTCTAGTGCTTTTAATGCGGAACCTCGAATAATAGGTGTATTTTCTCCAGGAAAATCGTACTGTGATAATAATTCACGTACTTCCATTTCTACAAGTTCTAATAATTCTGCATCATTAACTAAATCACATTTATTCATGAATACTATTATATAAGGTACACCTACTTGACGAGCCAAAAGTATATGCTCTCTAGTCTGCGGCATAGGACCATCAGTAGCTGCAACTACTAAAATGGCACCATCCATTTGAGCAGCTCCAGTAATCATATTTTTTACATAATCAGCATGTCCTGGACAATCTACATGTGCATAATGACGATTTAAAGTATCATATTCAACATGTGAAGCATTTATAGTAATACCTCGAAGTTTTTCTTCGGGGGTATTATCAATTTGTTCACAAGCACGTGCATTGCCACCATAAGTTTTAGCTAAAACAGTGGTAATAGCAGCAGTTAAAGTTGTTTTTCCATGATCGACATGTCCAATAGTACCTATATTAACGTGCGGTTTTGTACGTTGAAATTTTTCTTTAGACACAAATATATTCCTCTAGTATAATGTACCTATGTATATATATATTTATATATGCCATATTAATAAGTTCAAAGCAACTCTAAGTATAGACAAAATAAATGATGCTGATAGGCAGATTTGAACTGCCGACCTCACCCTTACCAAGGGTGTGCTCTACCAACTAAGCTATATCAGCGTATTTGGAGCGAACAGTGGGAATCGAACCCACATCTTCAGCTTGGAAGGCTGAGGTAATAACCATTATACGATGCTCGCATTTAGAAAATTTAAATTTTTTTAATATAATTTAAAATTTAAATTTATTATTTAATAATATCTGGTGGTGGGGGAAGGATTCGAACCTTCGAAGTCTCTGACGGCAGATTTACAGTCTGCTCCCTTTAGCCACTCGGGAACCCCACCAAATTTGGGTGCCGGTAGAAGGAATCGAACCCTCAACCTACTGATTACAAATCAGTTACTCTACCAATTGAGTTATACCGGCTATTAATTAACACTATTTATTTTTAATTTATAGTAAAAATAATTAAATATTTTAAATAATATTTAATAATTAAATGATAATATATCTTTTTTTAAATAAGAATCTCTATTTGAGAGATATCTAAAAAATATAAATGTAAACAATTTTAAATATTGAAATAACTATTTTTATTAAAATATATTTTATAATTTTATTTATTAAAAATCTAGTTTTATTCAATATTTTTAAAAAATATTAATATCTTTTTCTTACAAAAAAGATTTTATTTATAATTATAAACTATATATTTTATTTAATTTAGTTTAAAACTAACAAATTAATTTTTTTATTATATCAATAATATTCTTCTTATTAAGAAGAATTCATAAATAAATAATATTTACTATTAAGTATTTTATACTATAAAATACTTAAAAATATATTTGGTATAAAATATTTAAATAATTATTAATTTATTTCTTATTTTAAATTTATAATAT of the Candidatus Mikella endobia genome contains:
- the tuf gene encoding elongation factor Tu, whose translation is MSKEKFQRTKPHVNIGTIGHVDHGKTTLTAAITTVLAKTYGGNARACEQIDNTPEEKLRGITINASHVEYDTLNRHYAHVDCPGHADYVKNMITGAAQMDGAILVVAATDGPMPQTREHILLARQVGVPYIIVFMNKCDLVNDAELLELVEMEVRELLSQYDFPGENTPIIRGSALKALEENDEIWTPKIIELAKTLDTYIPEPKRNIDQPFLLPIEDVFSISGRGTVVTGRIERGIIKVSDEIEIVGIKNTTKTICTGVEMFRKLLDEGRAGDNVGILLRGTKREDVERGQVLAKIGSIKPYTKFESEVYILNKEEGGRHTPFFKGYRPQFYFRTTDVTGIIELPENIEMVMPGDNIKMIVNLLSPIAMDNGLRFAIREGGHTIGAGIVTKIFE